The following coding sequences lie in one Benincasa hispida cultivar B227 chromosome 6, ASM972705v1, whole genome shotgun sequence genomic window:
- the LOC120079267 gene encoding uncharacterized protein LOC120079267, producing MPLSIFKKLGIGEAQPTFVTLQLADRTIKYPEGKIEDILVKVDNFIFSTDFIILDYEADRVVPINLGCPFLATGKVLIDVHKRELTMREDNQEVKFNVLNALKFSDSEDCQLNSIELPEEETNLCEVLSLENLKESEPPSLSERQKKPTHPSLEEPPELELK from the coding sequence ATGCCACTCtcaatttttaagaaactaGGGATTGGCGAAGCACAACCCACTTTTGTTACTCTTCAGCTTGCTGACAGAACAATTAAATACCCagaaggaaagattgaagacaTTCTGGTAAAGGTTGACAACTTCATATTCTCAACTGACTTTATTATCTTGGACTATGAAGCAGATAGGGTGGTACCAATTAACCTTGGATGCCCCTTCTTAGCTACTGGGAAAGTTTTAATTGACGTGCATAAAAGAGAATTAACTATGCGCGAAGATAATCAAgaggtgaagtttaatgtgCTCAACGCATTGAAGTTCTCAGATAGTGAAGATTGTCAACTAAACAGTATTGAGTTGCCTGAAGAAGAGACCAATTTATGTGAGGTCCTCAGTTTGGAGAACCTGAAAGAATCAGAgccgccaagtctgagtgagcggcAGAAAAaaccaacgcatccatcactTGAGGAACCACCAGAACTCGAGTTAAAATAG
- the LOC120079268 gene encoding uncharacterized protein LOC120079268 — protein MNLDTASAQRKLQLNELEEWRLNAYENNKLYKKKTKHWHDQHISKEDLVFGQKVLLFNSHLHLFPEKLKSRWSGPFNIKTIFPYGTVELTREDGTNTFKVNGQRVKPYFEDEMERQKSSLALREAS, from the coding sequence ATGAACTTGGACACCGCAAGCGCTCAACGCAAACTTCAGCTCAATGAGCTTGAGGAGTGGCGATTGAACGCATACGAGAACAACAAGCTATACAAAAAGAAGACAAAGCATTGGCACGACCAACACATCAGTAAGGAAGATCTTGTTTTTGGCCAAAAAGTTCTTTTGTTCAATTCACATCTGCATTTGTTTCCAGAGAAGTTAAAATCCAGGTGGTCAGGACCCTTTAACATTAAGACAATCTTTCCATATGGAACAGTGGAATTAACACGAGAAGATGGCACCAACACATTCAAAGTAAATGGCCAAAGAGTGAAGccatactttgaagatgaaatgGAACGTCAAAAGTCATCTCTCGCACTACGCGAAGCCAGCTAA